The Musa acuminata AAA Group cultivar baxijiao chromosome BXJ3-6, Cavendish_Baxijiao_AAA, whole genome shotgun sequence region CTCTATTAAATCAGAATTCCTACAAGCAAATGAAAATGTCAGAAGCCTTGAAAATAATTGTGAAATTATAAATGATGGATTCTGTGTGTAAAATAAACAACCATATCAAACTTCGATCACGGATTTTGACTTCATGAAAACTCTCCCAAGCCTTGTCAATCAACTGACAACCTAAAATTAAAGCCAGGGAATAACGTAATTAGCACTTAAACCACCAGAATAATATTCATCTGGCCAATGTGATTAGGTCATCTTTAAAAACTATACAAAATTCACAGTTACTAGGTGATATTAACCAAGAAACACAAAATAtgagaaaagttttcctcttaagGGAAGAGGATTTACCTTCTTCCAGAGTTTCTTGAGTTCGAAACACAGCAGCATTAGTTTGCATCACTCGTTGCATATTTAGACGAATTTTTGATGTTGGTAGTGAACCATTTGAGTTTCTCAATTTGTCCAGCCAAGCAATAGTCCTTTCTCCAGCATCTTCCTCAAGAGGCTTCTGTTTCTGCCCTGCAAATTCCATAAGGATATTTTCTTATGGTATTCAGTTCACACAATCAGTTGTATCTCACTTAAAAATGAATTACGAAGACATGCCTGGCTTGCAGATCTCTGCAACCCTGTTGGCGCAGGCTCTACCAAAAACAACTATATCAAGAAGGGAATTAGCACCAAGCCGATTAGCTCCATGAACTGATGCACAGGCTGCCTCTCCAGCAGCCATCAAACCAGGAACTACTGCATCTGGATCATCACCGTTTATACATACTACCTGAAAACAAAACAAATGGTAGAACATAATTAAAAACATGCAGTGAGAAAAGCTAAAAGTAGTTTCAGGATTGGTTCCATAAGCAAAAGTACCTCCCCATGGTAGTTTGTGGGTATACCACCCATATTATAGTGAACTGTAGGCAAAACAGGGATTGGTTCCTTAGTGACATCAACACCAGCAAAGATAGCAGCAGTTTCAGATATCCCAGGAAGTCTTTCCTTGAGAACATCCGGAGGTAAATGATTCAGATGCAGATAAATGTGATCCTTCAGTGGTCCTGAGGAATATTAGAAAAAACCATATGACCTGACTCtatagttataggattaacatcaAACAAAGATATTGGAAACTATCATTCAGTTCATACCTACACCACGACCTTCCCTTATTTCCATTGTCATAGATCTTGAAACCACATCACGTGATGCAAGATCCTTGGCTGTAGGAGCATACCGCTCCATAAACCGTTCACCTTCACTGTTCCTAAGGATACCACCTTCACCTCGAGATCCTAAAATGGCATTTGAAATAGGGAAATGTAATGAGACTAAGTTAATATTCTAAAATTTGTACATGGAAAGCAAACTAAGAAGTGCGCCTCACGAGATTTATTATATACATTAGATGATCACTATCAGCATGAAACCAACTATATTGTAGAAAGCAGAACTTGGAAGCAATATAACTACTACGGAGTACAAACCTTCAGTGATGAGACACCCAGCACCATATATGCCTGTAGGATGGAATTGTACAAACTCAAGATCCTGCAGGAAGACTAACCAGTCAAGCATGCCTGAAAACTTCATCTTCTTTTACCATGGAAACAAATGGACTAACCTGTAGTGGTAATCCAGCTCGTGCAACCATAGCATTTCCATCTCCAGTACATGTATGAGCAGAAGTCGCAGAAAAGTATGTTCTGCCATAGCCCTGTAACAAACAAAATGcaacttaaaaattaaaaaaaaagttgctGTTAAATGGAAATATACATCACATGGTGAATATTAGTACCCCAGTGGCCAAGATCGTCTTGGCAGCACGAAAACGATGGAGGGTCCCATCTTCCATATTCAGTGCAATCACTCCCTGGCAAGCACCTGAAACATAGTTGACAAACAATTGCAAGGCAAACAAGTAGATAAGAAGACACAAGT contains the following coding sequences:
- the LOC103989592 gene encoding succinate dehydrogenase [ubiquinone] flavoprotein subunit, mitochondrial — its product is MWRSCVSRALRFPSNKASIGGASIRSSQSASRNLSTGSDGRNSYTIVDHTYDAVVVGAGGAGLRAAIGLSEHGFNTACITKLFPTRSHTVAAQGGINAALGNMTEDDWRWHMYDTVKGSDWLGDQDAIQYMCREAPKAVIELENYGLPFSRTEDGKIYQRAFGGQSLDFGKGGQAYRCACAADRTGHALLHTLYGQAMKHNTQFFVEYFALDILMDKSGACQGVIALNMEDGTLHRFRAAKTILATGGYGRTYFSATSAHTCTGDGNAMVARAGLPLQDLEFVQFHPTGIYGAGCLITEGSRGEGGILRNSEGERFMERYAPTAKDLASRDVVSRSMTMEIREGRGVGPLKDHIYLHLNHLPPDVLKERLPGISETAAIFAGVDVTKEPIPVLPTVHYNMGGIPTNYHGEVVCINGDDPDAVVPGLMAAGEAACASVHGANRLGANSLLDIVVFGRACANRVAEICKPGQKQKPLEEDAGERTIAWLDKLRNSNGSLPTSKIRLNMQRVMQTNAAVFRTQETLEEGCQLIDKAWESFHEVKIRDRSLIWNSDLIETIELENLLINACITMHSAEARKESRGAHAREDFTKRDDEKWLKHTLGYWEKEKVRLAYRPVHMNTLDDEIESFPPKARVY